A genomic stretch from Coffea arabica cultivar ET-39 chromosome 10c, Coffea Arabica ET-39 HiFi, whole genome shotgun sequence includes:
- the LOC140015625 gene encoding wall-associated receptor kinase 5-like, with translation MGFNRLILPMLLHLVIALMLSSASTLTSPTFSIAMPGCQDHCGNVSIPFPFGITEGCYLNEQFFINCTNSSTSVPQPVLHNSTINVTEISLEGQVHLMQDIASDCYNKNGSLLNKKSPWIELSDRFTFSSTANKFIAVGCDAVAIVYGFGQNRSYTTGCVSFCDYKEDVIDGSCSGIGCCQTDIPPGAWNINVSLASVNNHTKVWGFNPCSYAFVVEEKAFNFSADSLTNLSDDLSLPVVADWTIEEVSCDVAQRNTTSYACSGKNSHCYEPFKGLGYRCSCNQGYEGNPYLPDGCQDINECQDPTLYNCTKNSVCHNTLGNYTCPCLKGYHGDGRGGDGCISDRSHHLLIFQSNLSTGVGIGTAILLFCCFYLCLELRKRRENRLKEEFFRKNGGLMLQQRLAQEGRNTNVARIFTLEELRKATNNFEETRIIGRGGYGTVFKGILVDHNSCTVAIKRSREVNENQLDQFINEVIMLSQVNSRNVVKLLGCCLETEVPLLVYEFIDNGTLSEHLSSTTKSHHLSWNIRLRIASEIAGVLSYLHSVASPPIIHRDIKSANILLDQNYTAKVTDFGISKLAPLDENQVSTMVQGTFGYLDPEYMLTGLLTEKSDVYSFGVVLIELLTSKKALSLDRVEEEKFLANYFISSLKSGHLIQVLDRNIMCDVSIELLKEVAMIVKSCLSVKGEDRPSMKNIARELEVLEIRAKQSPIQVSKIDFTDTEASLLGMQSTNAHVDGGDSNCIHTESHSIMEHMMVPIAGGR, from the exons ATGGGCTTCAATCGTTTGATTTTACCGATGCTCTTGCATTTGGTAATTGCCTTGATGCTGTCTTCCGCTTCAACTTTGACATCCCCAACATTTTCTATAGCGATGCCCGGCTGCCAAGATCATTGTGGAAATGTAAGCATTCCATTTCCATTCGGTATTACAGAAGGTTGTTACCTTAACGAACAATTCTTTATCAACTGCACCAACTCTTCAACCTCTGTCCCTCAACCAGTTCTGCATAACAGTACAATCAATGTCACAGAAATATCTCTGGAAGGTCAGGTGCACCTTATGCAGGATATAGCATCTGATTGCTATAATAAAAACGGAAGTTTATTGAACAAGAAGTCACCATGGATAGAATTATCCGACCGTTTTACCTTCAGCAGTACAGCTAATAAATTTATTGCCGTTGGCTGTGATGCCGTGGCTATAGTTTATGGTTTTGGTCAAAACCGGAGCTACACAACTGGATGTGTCTCTTTCTGTGATTATAAGGAAGATGTAATTGATGGCTCTTGTTCCGGCATCGGTTGCTGCCAGACAGATATCCCACCAGGGGCATGGAATATTAATGTGAGCTTGGCCAGTGTTAATAACCACACCAAGGTGTGGGGTTTCAATCCTTGCAGCTACGCTTTTGTGGTCGAAGAGAAGGCTTTCAATTTTTCTGCAGATAGCCTCACCAACTTAAGCGATGATTTAAGTCTTCCCGTCGTGGCCGATTGGACCATTGAGGAGGTGTCATGTGACGTTGCCCAAAGAAACACGACCTCTTATGCATGCTCTGGTAAAAACAGTCACTGTTACGAACCTTTCAAGGGGTTGGGATACCGTTGTTCTTGCAATCAAGGATACGAAGGCAACCCATATCTTCCTGATGGTTGCCAAG ATATTAATGAATGCCAAGATCCAACTCTTTACAATTGTACGAAGAATAGTGTTTGTCACAACACATTGGGCAACTACACATGTCCTTGTCTCAAAGGGTATCATGGTGATGGGAGAGGTGGAGATGGCTGCA TATCCGATAGATCTCATCATTTGCTAatttttcagtcaaatttgtcAACAGGTGTTGGCATAGGCACAGCAATTCTACTTTTCTGCTGCTTTTATTTGTGTTTGGAATTgaggaaaagaagggaaaacagATTGAAGGAGGAGTTTTTCCGgaaaaatggtggattaatgCTACAGCAACGACtggctcaagaaggaagaaacacaAATGTTGCTAGAATTTTCACTCTTGAAGAACTACGAAAGGCAACCAATAATTTCGAGGAAACTCGAATTATTGGTCGTGGAGGATACGGCACAGTTTTCAAAGGAATCTTAGTAGACCATAATTCTTGTACTGTTGCCATTAAGAGGTCCAGAGAAGTTAACGAAAATCAACTTGATCAATTTATTAATGAGGTGATTATGCTTTCCCAAGTTAATAGTAGAAATGTCGTTAAACTTCTAGGATGTTGCTTAGAGACGGAAGTGCCATTACTTGTTTATGAGTTCATCGACAATGGTACTCTCTCCGAGCATTTAAGCAGCACAACAAAATCACATCATCTTTCTTGGAATATCCGATTAAGAATAGCATCAGAAATTGCCGGAGTTCTCTCATATTTGCACTCAGTAGCTTCACCACCGATTATCCATAGAGATATCAAATCGGCAAACATACTTCTAGATCAAAACTACACTGCAAAAGTCACAGACTTTGGAATATCAAAATTGGCTCCTTTAGATGAAAATCAAGTATCTACAATGGTGCAAGGAACATTTGGCTACTTGGACCCCGAGTACATGCTAACAGGTTTGTTGACAGAGAAAAGTGATGTTTACAGCTTTGGGGTAGTTCTTATAGAGCTACTGACAAGTAAGAAGGCATTATCATTGGATAGAGTGGAGGAAGAGAAGTTTCTTGCGAATTATTTCATTTCTTCACTGAAAAGTGGTCACTTGATCCAGGTTCTTGATCGCAACATTATGTGCGATGTAAGTATTGAGCTTTTGAAAGAAGTTGCAATGATTGTTAAATCTTGCTTGAGTGTAAAAGGTGAAGATAGACCGTCTATGAAGAATATAGCAAGAGAACTTGAGGTATTGGAAATAAGAGCAAAGCAATCTCCAATTCAAGTTTCTAAGATTGATTTCACCGACACTGAGGCCTCCTTGCTTGGTATGCAATCAACAAATGCACATGTCGACGGTGGTGATTCTAACTGCATACATACTGAGAGTCATAGCATAATGGAGCATATGATGGTACCAATTGCTGGTGGGAGATGA